A window of Rhinatrema bivittatum chromosome 2, aRhiBiv1.1, whole genome shotgun sequence contains these coding sequences:
- the LOC115084869 gene encoding leucine-rich repeat-containing protein 15-like produces MILADREESRTHSSLQQWSMSGAEETTAARASKGLSNKTLVHAYRFLMEESPLQRFLAPTLLLSSFIIAASASGDPSCPANCTCLPHQQHILCPNASLTTIPSGMSNGTLELYLQYNNFPTLPAGFIPDLPKLSSLYLSYCNICCIGAGAFEDLNNLRYLHLESNLLEDLQSSAFQNLSSLQYLHLENNRLSYLGPGVFSALKSLSALYLSHNLLTELSEQAFSGISQLRWLYLSSNRITNISSQAFLGLTSLRILGLDYNNLTSFPSAVRTVASLQVLHLSGNPIKKLTSLSFGRKLRSLEQLFLDKLGLLKVTSLTFYRLRRLKILSLRNNSLETLPALFSLKTFTSLLLSGNLWRCDCNMIWLHTWLQLRKSQEERSQVQCSSPDALQGQMLVNVELQKLTCPPFGFEVTLSPYKEVSGNPPVTEQPAKIPLPQPTTKATTPSTIKATLPTTTKPSTTASNHVPEKWDPCLSNHVSNIKVKSKGESSLIVTWSFSGDQEQFEVQYATKKTKEVLRVTGGLLEVELSGLQTGMEYTICVIPQNKDISKCLSPTARQCSKGQTAGTSGYVQPVHSPPSQVHSAVGTGVSITVVVVLVGLLLVGVYKLRSRSIRFQRYYDEDEMDNSNHFHVDPSKQELDPVYDEIDDDRHIYVMASNQWAIDGEEKLDCSLAASSTLPSTPRYINL; encoded by the exons AGAGTCCACTCCAGCGATTCCTGGCACCCACCCTGTTGCTGAGCAGTTTCATCATTGCCGCATCGGCTTCTGGTGACCCATCCTGCCCGGCAAACTGCAcctgcctgcctcaccagcaGCACATCCTGTGCCCCAATGCCAGCCTGACCACTATCCCCTCAGGCATGTCAAATGGCACATTGGAGCTGTACCTGCAGTACAACAACTTCCCTACTCTGCCTGCCGGCTTCATCCCTGACCTCCCCAAACTCAGCAGCCTTTACCTCAGCTACTGCAATATCTGCTGCATCGGAGCTGGAGCCTTTGAGGATCTGAACAACCTGAGATACCTACACCTGGAGAGCAACCTCCTCGAAGATCTCCAGAGCAGTGCTTTCCAAAACCTCAGCAGTCTGCAGTACCTTCACCTTGAGAACAACAGGCTCAGTTACCTGGGTCCAG GTGTCTTCTCAGCCCTGAAGAGTTTGAGTGCCCTATATCTGAGCCACAACTTGCTGACTGAGCTGTCAGAGCAGGCTTTTAGTGGCATATCCCAGCTGCGCTGGCTATATCTGAGCAGCAACCGGATCACCAACATTTCATCTCAAGCTTTCTTGGGTCTTACCAGTTTGAGGATACTTGGCCTGGACTACAACAATCTGACTAGTTTTCCATCTGCAGTGCGTACCGTTGCTAGCCTTCAGGTCCTACACCTGAGTGGCAACCCCATCAAGAAGCTAACATCTCTCTCCTTTGGGAGGAAGCtccggtcactggagcagctATTCCTGGATAAGTTGGGGCTGCTGAAAGTGACTTCCTTGACTTTCTACAGGTTGCGCAGACTGAAGATCCTGAGCCTGAGGAACAACAGCCTGGAAACACTCCCAGCTTTGTTTAGTCTCAAGACCTTCACAAGTCTGCTTCTGAGTGGTAACCTTTGGAGGTGTGACTGTAACATGATCTGGCTCCATACCTGGCTACAGTTAAGAAAGTCCCAGGAGGAGCGTAGTCAGGTGCAGTGCAGCAGCCCCGATGCACTCCAGGGACAGATGCTTGTCAACGTGGAG TTACAAAAGCTAACTTGCCCACCTTTTGGCTTTGAAGTCACTCTATCACCCTACAAAGAGGTCAGTGGAAACCCCCCAGTCACTGAGCAACCAGCTAAGATCCCTTTACCACAGCCCACCACCAAAGCTACAACTCCCTCCACCATCAAAGCAACGCTACCAACCACCACCAAACCCTCCACAACTGCAAGCAACCACGTGCCAGAGAAATGGGACCCTTGTCTGTCTAACCATGTTAGCAACATAAAGGTAAAAAGCAAGGGAGAGTCTTCCTTAATAGTCACCTGGTCCTTTTCAGGTGACCAAGAGCAGTTTGAGGTGCAGTATGCGACAAAGAAAACGAAAGAGGTGCTGCGAGTGACTGGTGGATTACTGGAAGTGGAACTTTCTGGGCTGCAGACTGGCATGGAGTATACCATCTGCGTAATTCCACAGAATAAGGACATCTCAAAGTGTTTATCCCCCACAGCCAGGCAATGCTCAAAAGGGCAGACTGCAGGCACCTCTGGCTACGTCCAACCAGTGCATTCTCCACCAAGTCAGGTCCATTCAGCAGTAGGTACTGGAGTTTCCATCACTGTGGTGGTGGTACTGGTTGGATTACTTCTGGTAGGTGTGTATAAGCTGCGGTCCCGCTCCATTAGATTCCAACGTTACTATGATGAAGATGAGATGGATAACAGCAACCATTTCCATGTAGACCCTTCCAAACAGGAGTTAGACCCGGTGTATGATGAGATTGATGACGACAGGCACATATACGTGATGGCCTCTAACCAGTGGGCTATAGATGGAGAGGAGAAGTTAGACTGCAGCCTTGCAGCAtcttccactctgccatctacccCAAGGTACATAAACCTCTAA